A genomic window from Pantoea alhagi includes:
- the fabD gene encoding ACP S-malonyltransferase — protein MTQFAMVFPGQGSQTVGMLAELAADNPIVEATFKEASDALGYDLWQLTQQGPAEELNKTWQTQPALLAASVALFRLWQQKGGKTPAMMAGHSLGEYSALVCAGVLDFAEAIKLVELRGKLMQEAVPAGTGAMQAIIGLDDAAIQQACEEAAQGEVVSPVNFNSPGQVVIAGHKDAVERAGAACKAAGAKRALPLPVSVPSHCALMKPAADKLAVALESMTFNAPALPVVNNVDVKCETSPEAIRSALVRQLYSPVRWTECVEFMAAQGVTSLLEVGPGKVLTGLTKRIVDTLTASAVNDPASLAAALEQ, from the coding sequence ATGACGCAATTTGCAATGGTTTTCCCAGGTCAGGGTTCGCAAACCGTTGGCATGCTGGCTGAGCTGGCAGCGGACAACCCGATTGTCGAAGCAACCTTTAAAGAGGCTTCTGACGCGTTGGGTTACGATCTTTGGCAACTGACGCAGCAGGGTCCCGCAGAAGAATTAAACAAAACCTGGCAAACGCAGCCTGCGCTGCTGGCCGCCTCGGTTGCGCTCTTTCGTCTGTGGCAGCAGAAAGGCGGTAAAACGCCTGCGATGATGGCTGGACACAGTCTGGGCGAATATTCTGCGCTGGTATGTGCAGGCGTGCTGGATTTTGCCGAAGCGATCAAACTGGTTGAGCTGCGCGGGAAACTGATGCAGGAAGCGGTACCGGCCGGTACTGGCGCGATGCAGGCGATTATCGGCCTTGATGATGCCGCTATCCAGCAGGCCTGTGAAGAGGCTGCGCAGGGAGAAGTGGTATCGCCGGTAAACTTTAACTCGCCGGGCCAGGTTGTGATTGCTGGACATAAAGACGCGGTTGAACGTGCGGGCGCGGCCTGTAAAGCTGCCGGCGCAAAACGTGCGCTGCCGCTGCCGGTAAGTGTGCCGTCTCACTGTGCACTAATGAAGCCTGCTGCAGATAAACTGGCGGTTGCGCTGGAAAGTATGACTTTTAACGCGCCAGCCTTACCGGTAGTTAATAATGTTGATGTAAAATGCGAAACCTCGCCAGAAGCGATTCGCAGCGCGCTGGTACGTCAGCTCTACAGCCCGGTACGCTGGACGGAATGTGTAGAATTTATGGCGGCGCAGGGCGTGACCTCGCTGCTGGAAGTCGGTCCGGGTAAAGTCCTGACGGGCCTGACGAAACGTATTGTTGACACCCTGACAGCCTCGGCGGTAAATGATCCCGCCAGCCTGGCAGCGGCGCTTGAACAATAA
- the fabG gene encoding 3-oxoacyl-ACP reductase FabG, with protein MSFEGKIALVTGASRGIGRAIAETLVARGAKVIGTATSQSGADAISAYLGESGKGFLLNVTDPASIESVLENIRAEFGEVDILVNNAGITRDNLLMRMKDDEWQSIVDTNLTSVFRLSKAVMRAMMKKRVGRIITIGSVVGTMGNAGQANYAAAKAGLIGFSKSLAREVASRGITVNVVAPGFIETDMTRALSEDQRAGILAEVPAGRLGDAQEIANAVAFLASDEAAYITGETLHVNGGMYMV; from the coding sequence ATGAGCTTCGAAGGAAAAATTGCCCTGGTAACCGGTGCCAGTCGTGGTATTGGTCGCGCTATTGCGGAAACGCTGGTGGCACGCGGTGCGAAAGTGATCGGCACGGCAACCAGCCAGAGCGGCGCAGATGCGATCAGCGCTTACCTGGGAGAGAGCGGTAAAGGCTTTCTGCTGAACGTTACCGATCCCGCGTCAATTGAAAGCGTACTGGAAAATATCCGTGCCGAATTTGGCGAGGTGGATATTTTAGTCAATAATGCTGGCATTACGCGTGATAATCTTCTGATGCGCATGAAGGATGACGAGTGGCAATCCATTGTGGATACCAATCTGACCTCCGTTTTCCGCTTATCCAAAGCGGTTATGCGCGCCATGATGAAAAAACGTGTGGGCCGTATCATTACCATCGGTTCCGTTGTTGGTACCATGGGTAATGCAGGCCAGGCAAACTACGCGGCAGCAAAAGCGGGTTTGATCGGCTTCAGCAAGTCACTGGCGCGCGAAGTTGCGTCACGTGGTATTACCGTTAACGTCGTGGCTCCTGGTTTCATTGAAACCGACATGACGCGTGCGTTGAGCGAAGATCAGCGCGCTGGCATCCTGGCCGAAGTTCCTGCAGGTCGTCTTGGCGACGCGCAGGAAATCGCCAATGCCGTTGCATTTTTAGCCTCTGACGAGGCAGCGTACATCACTGGTGAGACGCTGCATGTCAATGGCGGAATGTACATGGTCTGA
- the acpP gene encoding acyl carrier protein yields the protein MSTIEERVKKIISEQLGVKQEEVTNEKSFVEDLGADSLDTVELVMALEEEFDTEIPDEEAEKITTVQAAIDYINSHQA from the coding sequence ATGAGCACTATCGAAGAACGCGTTAAGAAAATCATCTCCGAGCAGCTTGGCGTTAAGCAGGAAGAAGTCACCAACGAAAAATCTTTCGTTGAAGATCTTGGCGCTGATTCTCTTGATACCGTTGAGCTGGTAATGGCTCTGGAAGAAGAGTTTGATACTGAGATTCCGGACGAAGAAGCTGAGAAGATCACTACCGTTCAGGCTGCCATTGATTACATCAATAGCCATCAGGCCTAA